Part of the Citrus sinensis cultivar Valencia sweet orange chromosome 2, DVS_A1.0, whole genome shotgun sequence genome, TGATTTAAGTTACTGCTAATTTTATCTTGATGTACTTATCAGTTAATGTCCTttaacatttatttcattcataTTAGGTGGGCCTTAATTGCAAAACGAGTGCCTGGAAGAACTGACAATCAAGTGAAGAATTACTGGAATTCTCATTTAAGCAAGAAGCTGGGGATCAAAGACCAAACTCGCGGAGTTGGTGATTCTCCTAGCCTAACTCAATCTCAGAAAATACAACCGATTACTGATCAAAATGCCAATGCAATTATAGATCCTTGTGATGAAAATACTAAAAGTTATTCGATAGATAATGGAACCCAGAAAGCTGTTAACGTCTCAGGATCAGGCACACAAGAATCAAATACCACGGATGAAAGTTTTATCAACTCTTTATGGAATTCTTGTGATGATGATTTGGATTTAGGAACCTTTTTTACGATGAAGGGGTTCGTGGATGGGTACTCATTGATTTGATGTCTGCTTGTTGACATTGTTTATAACTTAATTAGCTGTTCTGAGGACCAGTTACTAGACTTCAGATCTATATCCTATCCAGTTGATGATTCAGAAGaaataatcaatatatatatatatatatatatcatacaTACATCATTTCTGAAGTTAATAGTATTTATTCTGCGTTTTTGTTGCTGATTTCAAAGCTTGAATAATGAATTGGGATTCTCACATCAGAGCATTTTAAGACCTTGTATGATGTGTCAATCAGTGATAgctattaataatatgtatggTTGAGAATGAGTTATCTTTATACAAATGAGTTCAGACAGAGAATGATTTACTTATATCTTGCGCCACGTGTATTTTTCTCAGAAGAAGCTATATAAACGTGAGTGAGTGAAACATTACACGTGCAGCTCTGGAAAGGATTAATAATGGACTCATGCAGCTCTGGCCATTCACATTCTTTCGGTAAAAGGCATTCACTTTGCTAATTTCAAGTTCAGCTGTCTTCTCTTTCAGGTTTCTGCCGTAGTGCGCACACTCTTACATGCAAAGTCAATTCATTAAAATCTAGTACTCAAACACACTAAATGCAGTGGCCACAACGAGGGCAAGCTGCAGCCAGTGCATCAAATCAATTCATGACACTGTCTTAACATTTCCATgctcaaaattaatatgatcaACTTTTAAACAGACTCGTAGAGTCGCAGAGCAAAGACTGGGATTAATATTGCAATATCAAACAGGCCCACATTTTCCTTCTTTAGAAATCAGACCCCATGATCAAAGAAGATCAACTAAGCCTATACTGAATATGGTATCTATAAACTTTATGACTCAGATGCTAAAGTATCAAGATCAGACGGTGATACATAACTGTGTATCTTTTAATGAACATATGGCTGATAAAAGTTAATCGCATAATGTTggtcttcttttctttacaaGGCATtgtttgtatatattttgatcAATTGACCTGTGAGGCTATACTTATAATGCTAATGATGTTAATTTCCAGGTTTCTCCACTTctaatattacttttaatttacttctAGGTTACTTCTAATACCATAATTGAATCAACTGACTAGTGAAATTATAAGCTAGAAGCATGTTAAGTAACTTTAAGACTGAATAGGAATAATTCAGTTGCAGGATTCCCCAACAGGACTCTGTCTATACAACCCActtcattttttcataaacaCAGACTGATCCAGAGAACCTCAGTTGACATTTGCAGTGATGACCTCTATGCATATCAATGGAGCTTCCAATGTAGGATCGTGGCCACATCCTTAACCTAACAGaacaaacaaagaagaaaaatgcagCCATGAATAATTCCAATTGTAGTGTATTATGTCTACGAATTTCtcggaaaaatgaaaaaggaaatttcACTGTCCATTTATTGTTAAAAGAAGTAGAAGCCGATGTTCATCGTAAGTTTATTGTAAATTGCAGCTCAATAAAACATACAAGAGTACACATGGGAAGAAAGGGAGATAAAAGTAGATCACATGGTAATAAAGAGAACAAAGATGAGGTCACTGATATCATATATCGGTTGATGTTCATACGGAGAGTGGAGGAGAAAGGCTAAAGTCGAGACCCCAGAGCTCGAATGATCCATTAACGAAATCATAGTAACCACCCTTGAGTGCCAGAGTTTTGTTCACCAAGCCTTCTCTCACAAATGGATACGTTAGCAGATTACTGAGGGACACATTCACCGCCTCCTGCATATTGCagtttacatttttatttgcttcAGAAAAAATCGAAATTTCAACAGAGCAGCAGTGTAGATGGAGAAATAAATAAGGTAGCTGCTAATAGTAAGTTAATTAATAACCTTTTCACAGTATGTGCATTGGTCTCCAAAAGGCTTGTC contains:
- the LOC102617151 gene encoding transcription factor WER-like; translation: MTKTKAKEGQEEKHDDQYYKKGLWTVEEDKLLVDYVKVHGKGQWNRIAKITGLKRCGKSCRLRWMNYLSPNVNRGNFTEEEDDLIIRLHKLLGNRWALIAKRVPGRTDNQVKNYWNSHLSKKLGIKDQTRGVGDSPSLTQSQKIQPITDQNANAIIDPCDENTKSYSIDNGTQKAVNVSGSGTQESNTTDESFINSLWNSCDDDLDLGTFFTMKGFVDGYSLI